Proteins co-encoded in one Epinephelus moara isolate mb chromosome 11, YSFRI_EMoa_1.0, whole genome shotgun sequence genomic window:
- the dtx3la gene encoding E3 ubiquitin-protein ligase DTX3L1: MGSGQSSDKLHCNRYLKGQGPPSLVQQANAEVNGMHRRKGCQPEGQMTWVILHRDLPGFPDDNTLQINYIFPDGVQTEKHPHPGQPYAGLRLCAYLPDNRDGRKVLKLLEKAFNQQLLFTVTTNTKGEDTVTATSIPLKTQADAGNVVDGYPDSDYLRTVRKLLKDKGIE; encoded by the exons ATGGGCTCTGGCCAGAGCAGTGACAAATTACACTGCAACCGCTATCTGAAGGGACAGGGTCCTCCATCACTGGTACAACAAG CTAATGCAGAGGTGAATGGGATGCACAGAAGAAAAGGCTGCCAGCCAGAGGGCCAGATGACCTGGGTGATCCTCCACAGAGACCTGCCGGGATTCCCTGATGACAACACCTTGCAGATAAACTACATATTCCCAGATGGAGTACAGACA GAGAAACACCCTCACCCCGGCCAGCCTTACGCCGGGCTGCGGCTCTGCGCTTACCTGCCTGACAACCGCGACGGCAGGAAGGTTCTCAAGCTGCTGGAGAAGGCCTtcaaccagcagctcctgttcaCTGTCACTACCAATACAAAGGGAGAGGACACGGTTACTGCGACTTCCATCCCCCTGAAAACACAAGCAGACGCAGGAAACGTAGT TGACGGCTACCCAGATTCTGACTACCTGAGGACGGTGAGGAAGCTACTGAAGGATAAAGGCATTGAATAA